From Aquificaceae bacterium:
CTTTTTATTATGTCCGCCCTGTAAGCCTTTAAAGTGCATCCGTAGTCATGAAGCTCCACACCAGTTACCTTTGAGATTATCCAATTAGCTATCATAGAAGGTAGTCTCCTTGAGAGGAAGGGGTCTTTTCTATCCCTTCTCCACCCGCTTACTATGTCATAGCCCTCTTCCAACTTTTGCAATAGCATGGGAATGTCTTCTGGGTCATTTTGAAGGTCCGCATCCAAGGTTATGATAACCTCTCCGGTGGCATGCTGAAAGCCTGCATACATGGCAGCGGTCTGCCCGTAGTTTTTCCTAAAGCGTATTAGCTTTACTCTTTGGTCCTTTTCCGCTATCTCTTTTAGCCTTTCCCAAGTCCTGTCTACAGAACCATCATCCACAAAAATAATCTCATACTCTCTTCCAAGCCTTTCAAGAACTCCCTTTAACTTTTCATAGAGTATGGGTATGTTGTCTTCTTCGTTGTAGGCAGGTATAACTATGGAGATATGTGTATTAGATTTCATACCTACCCTCCGACCTCATAACCACCAAGGTTTTATTGCCAAGGCTTTTTACACTTTCCACCTTATAGTCATAGAAGTTTATCTTTTCAAGCTCCGAAAGGCTCAAGTTTTTCTCAGCTATGTATCTTAGCGTATAGGCGTAGTGCTTATAGGGCAATTTTACCCTTTGGTCTTTCCTATAATACTCAAAGCTCAAAAAGCCTTTGGCATGTTTTAGGTCAAAGAGTTTCTCATAAGGTTTACCAACAAAGGAAACGACAACCTTTTCAGAAAGGAGCTTTTTTGAGAGGTTTCTAATGTGTTCTTTCCAAAAATCCATAAGAGTTTTCTCTCCATAAAACTCCTTCCAAGATACGGGTGCAAAGGGAATGCAAGCGGTAGGTTTAACAAGACCATATAAAGGAGACAAGACCCAGGAATTTTCCTCTATGTATCTAACCACAGGAGGAGGCAAGACCCACAGCTCCAGACTTTCCCAAAAAACATTCCTAAATCTTCTATACAAAGGTGCGAGAGAGTAGTCTTTGACAAACTCCTTTTCAATAGACCTTGCAAGAGGCTCAAACTCCTCAAGTGTAAACCTGCTATCATCACAATTTTTAAAGACCAACTTCCTTTGAAGCCTGCTATATGGCAAGAGGAAAAGAAACATGCCTAAAATTATAAGGCATGAAGCTCAAAAAACATCTCGGTCAACACCTTCTTGTGGCAAAGGGTGTCCTTGAACGCATAGTGGAGTTTTTGGAGCTCCAAGAGGAGGACATAGTGGTTGAGATAGGTCCAGGCACTGGAAACCTAACAAAAGAAATCCTAAAGAAGAACTTCAAAGAGCTTCATCTTTTAGAAATAGACCCGCAGATGGTAGAAATTCTTCATAGAGACATACAAGAGGAGAGAGTGTTTATTCACAAAGAAGATGCCACTAAGTTTAACCTTTGCTCTCTGGGAGAAAACCTCAAAGTAGTGGGAAATCTACCCTATAATGTGGCAAGTCTTATATTAGAAAACACGGTTTTTCACCATTCCTGCATTCCAATGGCAGTTTACATGCTACAGAAAGAAGTGGCAGAGAAAATTCAAAAGGGAGCTTCTTGGCTTTCTACCTTTGTGAGAACCTTTTATAGGGTTGAGTATCTTATGAGCTTGCCTGCGCGCTTCTTTGTGCCACCCCCAAAGGTGCAGTCTGGACTTATTAGGCTAAGCAGAAGAGAGGAGCTTCCAAAGTTAGACCTTATGGACTATAAGGGTTTCTTGGTAGGCTTATACTCCATGAGAAGAAAGGCTCTAAAGAATAAAGTTCCAGAAACTATACTTCTAAAAGCAGGCATTGACCCCATGTGTAGAGTTGAAACTCTTGAGCCAGACAGTGTTCTTATGCTTTATAATATGCTTCAAAAACTGAGAGGTGAAAAGCGATGATGGACACCTTCTTTATGGAAAGAGACCCATATGCACCCATAAGACATTGCTATCCCATAAGCAACGTGCTTTATCATGGCAAAAGCGAGTATCAAGAAATAATGGTGGTGGAATCGCCTCACTTTGGTAGAATCCTTATCCTTGATGGTGTAGCCCAGTGTGATGAGCGGTATGAGTTCATCTACCACGAGTTTATGGCACATGTGCCACTTTATGCCCATCCAAACCCAGAAAATGTTCTTATAATAGGTGGTGGTGATGGTGGAGTTCTAAGGGAAGTTCTTAAGCACCCAGAGGTTAAAAGGGCTGTCCTTGTGGACATAGACAAGGAGGTTATAGAGGTATCCAAAAGGTTCTTACCTACCATGGCGGTCGCCTTTGAAGACCCAAGAGCAATAATCCTCAATGAGGATGGCTACAAATACATTCAAGACTATGAGAATGAATTTGATGTGATAATAGTAGACTCCACAGACCCAGTGGGTTTTGCCCACGTGTTAACCACAGAGGAGTTCTTTAAGTATGTCTACAGAGCCCTCAAGGAGGACGGCATATACGTGGGTCAGACAGAGTCCATACACTACCACATTGAAATAGTTAGAAGAATACAAAAGGCTCTTAAGAAAGTTTTTCCAATAGTAGACCTCTACACCGCGGTAATACCAGGATACGCAGGATACTGGTGGACCATGTCCATAGCTTCTAAAAAGTACCCCGTAAGAGAGCCTTCCAGAGAGGTAAGGGTTCAGACAAAGCTATACTCTGCGGACATGCACCGTCATGCCTTCCTACCAGAGAGCTTCTATAACAGGCTCATATCTGGTGAATACGTGTTTTAGTATTTGCCGGTAATATAGTCCGCCACAGTAGTAGCTGCGACGGAATGAGGCTTTACCACAGGCTTTAGACCCTGGGCAAGCACATAACCTATGGCTTCCTTGAGTATGACGCTGGAGTTATGCTCTGGGTTTGGGTTTATATCAAGGTGGACTTCAAAAGGTCTGTTGCCAACCACTTCAGAAATCTCAAGGGCAAGATAGACCGCCCTACTTACCTCCTCTAAAAGCCTTTGTCTCAAAGACCTTATACGTGGCACTTTGTCCACTTTCCAGAATATCTTTGCACCTCTGCAGGAATCTATGTGAACAACCACCACAGAAACAAAGACCGTGTGGTTTTTAACCTGCCTTGAATCACAGCCCACATAAACAGCGGTCTTCTGCGAGGTTTTTCTTATAAACTCCTTTACCTCCTCAATGTTCCTTATGAGAGGCATATAGATATTCTAATTCACTCTTTCTGTTTTCCAACCCTTCCGGAATCCAACGGGTTATAAGGTATCCCTCAATAACTTCACTACTAACAAGTTTTAAGTTTAGCACAGGGACATTCATTGCTTCCGCAAAAGAGGGTGCATCCTTTGAAAATACCACCATTGGATGATGAATTATTACAAGCTCATCCACGAGAGACAGAGCCAATAGACTTCCATTTAGCTTTGAACCACCCTCTACCATTAAGCTTTTTATTCCAAGTTCGTAAAGTTTCCCAAG
This genomic window contains:
- a CDS encoding glycosyltransferase family 2 protein, which codes for MKSNTHISIVIPAYNEEDNIPILYEKLKGVLERLGREYEIIFVDDGSVDRTWERLKEIAEKDQRVKLIRFRKNYGQTAAMYAGFQHATGEVIITLDADLQNDPEDIPMLLQKLEEGYDIVSGWRRDRKDPFLSRRLPSMIANWIISKVTGVELHDYGCTLKAYRADIIKRLELYGDMHRFLPALTKRFGAKITEIPVRHHPRLYGKSKYGIGRTIRVILDIFLVKFLNEYINKPMYVFGTFGFILLSLGLLALFYLVFLKLFLDQDIGRRPLLILSVLFILAGIQLISTGVIAELLVRIYYRTKEDKPFVVEEKVNL
- the yaaA gene encoding peroxide stress protein YaaA; its protein translation is MFLFLLPYSRLQRKLVFKNCDDSRFTLEEFEPLARSIEKEFVKDYSLAPLYRRFRNVFWESLELWVLPPPVVRYIEENSWVLSPLYGLVKPTACIPFAPVSWKEFYGEKTLMDFWKEHIRNLSKKLLSEKVVVSFVGKPYEKLFDLKHAKGFLSFEYYRKDQRVKLPYKHYAYTLRYIAEKNLSLSELEKINFYDYKVESVKSLGNKTLVVMRSEGRYEI
- the rsmA gene encoding 16S rRNA (adenine(1518)-N(6)/adenine(1519)-N(6))-dimethyltransferase RsmA; translation: MKLKKHLGQHLLVAKGVLERIVEFLELQEEDIVVEIGPGTGNLTKEILKKNFKELHLLEIDPQMVEILHRDIQEERVFIHKEDATKFNLCSLGENLKVVGNLPYNVASLILENTVFHHSCIPMAVYMLQKEVAEKIQKGASWLSTFVRTFYRVEYLMSLPARFFVPPPKVQSGLIRLSRREELPKLDLMDYKGFLVGLYSMRRKALKNKVPETILLKAGIDPMCRVETLEPDSVLMLYNMLQKLRGEKR
- the speE gene encoding polyamine aminopropyltransferase, with the translated sequence MMDTFFMERDPYAPIRHCYPISNVLYHGKSEYQEIMVVESPHFGRILILDGVAQCDERYEFIYHEFMAHVPLYAHPNPENVLIIGGGDGGVLREVLKHPEVKRAVLVDIDKEVIEVSKRFLPTMAVAFEDPRAIILNEDGYKYIQDYENEFDVIIVDSTDPVGFAHVLTTEEFFKYVYRALKEDGIYVGQTESIHYHIEIVRRIQKALKKVFPIVDLYTAVIPGYAGYWWTMSIASKKYPVREPSREVRVQTKLYSADMHRHAFLPESFYNRLISGEYVF
- a CDS encoding ribonuclease H-like YkuK family protein produces the protein MPLIRNIEEVKEFIRKTSQKTAVYVGCDSRQVKNHTVFVSVVVVHIDSCRGAKIFWKVDKVPRIRSLRQRLLEEVSRAVYLALEISEVVGNRPFEVHLDINPNPEHNSSVILKEAIGYVLAQGLKPVVKPHSVAATTVADYITGKY